TGTGGATGACGCCGGAGGTGTCGTGGGTGTGAAGCGCCGAGATTCCGTTGGGCTGCCCGTCGGCCCCGAAGCTGAAGCCGATCTCGGCCGGGACCGTGACGGCTTTCCCATCAACGAGGACGTCCAGGTGGGCGTGATAGTGCTCGGCGGTGCCTTCGGCGGTGAGGACATCCAGGCCCGCGGCCTTGATTCTCTGGGCGCCGGCGGCCGGATCGAGTTCCCAGCCGGCGGCGGCAGCTGTTGTGGCCGAAGCCGAAGGCGTTGCCGATGCGGGCGCTGTCTGGGCGGGCGCCCCGCAGGCTGTGACTCCGGCGAGGAGTCCGAAAACGGTCAGGGCAACGGCGAGGCGTTTGTTCAACACGGAGGAAGCTTCTTTCGTTTGGCTCGGTTCTACGATACGGGCCGAAACTCCGTATTTGCCGAGTGCCACACGAGGGGCCCGCGTCAGGCCGACAGTTCGGTTTCCAGGCGTTCAAGCTCGGCGACGACGGAAGCCCGCTTGGGTGAGCGCGGCGGCAGGAGCTTGAGGGCGGCAAGCCGCACATCGACGTCGTTCTTCGCCTCCGGCAGCCCGGCATACTTGAGCAGCGCCTCGGCACTGCCGTCGTTGAGGACCGCCTCGCGCAAGAGCGCCGAGACCTTCTCGCGGAGCTCCACAATGCCGGGCGCTTCGGAATGCGGAAGGACGGCGCCTTTGTAGATCTCCAAGGCAATGCGGTGGGCGCCCCGCTGCAGGCAAGACAGGACCTGGGCGGCGTCCTGGCCGAGGTCGATCGGGAGCCGGTAGGGGCGGGATTCCGGAACTGCCGCGGGGTCGAGTTCGTGCAGGACTTTGCGCAGGCGCACCATTTCGGCCCGGAGGGTGACGGTGAATCCATCTCCCGGATAAAGGGCCAGAGCGAGCTCCTCGGCACTGAGCCCCTCGGGACGGGCTCCCAGCAACGCCAGGATCTCGCTGTGCCTCGCGGAAAGCGGAATGCTGCGTCCTCCCATGCTCAACAGGGCCTGGTCCCGGCCCAGCAGCTGGAGGCTGTTCCGGTAGAGCCCGTTGCCCTGGCGCGAGCCGACGGCGGAAGGCGAGATCCGGCGTCGGGCAGGCGTCGAGTGCTTAGTGGCCGCGAGCTGGAGCCTTTCCACGCGCAATTGTGCCTGCGCTGCCGCCACGGTTGCTTCAACGAGGGAAAGCGTGTGGGGTGCGACGGCGGCTTCCGTGCCGGTGATGTCGACGACGCCGAGGAGCGCGCCGGAGTCAGGGTCATGGAAAGGCACCGCCGTGCAGCTCCACGGGTGGACGGAGCGTTTGTAGTGCTCGGCGCCGGAAATCTGGATGCCGCGGCCCAAGGCGAGCGCCGTGCCGGGGGCGCTCGTCCCGACGGCGGCTTCGGACCAGTCCGCGCCTGCCACGAACATCATGCCTTCGGCGCGGCGCCGCATCGCGGGATTTCCGTCCACCCACAGCAGGCGGCCGAGCTCATCCCC
This genomic interval from Arthrobacter sp. FW306-2-2C-D06B contains the following:
- a CDS encoding GAF domain-containing protein, whose amino-acid sequence is MKNPIHPAASVNDVAELLQRHARAGHEQIDTWRFGLPDATELSGLRSLIKESWQRSAQFKANPDQPEAPVAMDLDELEEYRRQHPLAIIMPVIQKLLIQPSYESGLLVAVGDELGRLLWVDGNPAMRRRAEGMMFVAGADWSEAAVGTSAPGTALALGRGIQISGAEHYKRSVHPWSCTAVPFHDPDSGALLGVVDITGTEAAVAPHTLSLVEATVAAAQAQLRVERLQLAATKHSTPARRRISPSAVGSRQGNGLYRNSLQLLGRDQALLSMGGRSIPLSARHSEILALLGARPEGLSAEELALALYPGDGFTVTLRAEMVRLRKVLHELDPAAVPESRPYRLPIDLGQDAAQVLSCLQRGAHRIALEIYKGAVLPHSEAPGIVELREKVSALLREAVLNDGSAEALLKYAGLPEAKNDVDVRLAALKLLPPRSPKRASVVAELERLETELSA